AAATAATCCTCATTAAAATTGGCTTTACTTATTGAATACTTTCTAAGTGAACTTGGGCAAGGAATATTCCTCTTAAAATTACCTATTTTAATGGATATATCAGAACCAGTTTCATATACTTCTAAGGCTTTTTTATCTCCAAAGGGCACATATACTTGAAGCTTATAACCCCCTTCTACCTTTTCAAATTTCTCACTAAAAGTTATTTTTTGAACCTTTAATATATCTATAACATTCAGAGAATCTTTAGCTATTCTTTTTAGTCCGTAAATACCGTTAATATCTACCTCATACCATTTAATTTTAAACCTAGGCAGATTCAAAAATACCGAATCTATTTCTTCCATGTATTTTTTTTGAATACACTTCCACTCATCAAAAAAGCTATTGTCTATATCTTCTGGTATTATCCTATTAATATATATAGCATCTACATTGAAATTATAAAGATTTAAATACATATAGTTCCTCTTGGTCTCTTCAATAACCATTTTCTCCGGAATTGTAACAAGTCTTATACTACAAATCTCTCTGTTTTTTAATAAGCTTTGAAGCTCTGAAAGCAGTATATAAAGTTTTTCAATATCATTCATAGCCTGCTTATCCGGCATTTCTATTTTAAAAGCTATCTTAGAGATAGGTCTAAGCACTTTCATAGCGACCTTTCCAATAGGAAATAATTTTTCCATGTACCAGCTCATAAGCTCTGGGAACTTTAGAAGAGATATAGTTTCTCCTGTTGGTGCACTGTCCACAATTATTAGGTCATATATACCTTTGTCATGTAAATCTTTAATTTTCAAAAGACAAAATAGTTCTTCCATCCCTGGAAACACAACAATATCCTCAAAACTTTCTACTTGCTTTTCATCTTTAAAAACCATCATTTTTTTAAAAGCAGCTTGAATACTTCCATAATAATTCTCCATTTCATAATTAGGATCTATCTCAAGTCCCCATAAATTTTCCTGAATTTCAGTAGGCTCATTTTTTATATCCTGCATAAAAATATCACTTAAATTATGTGCCATATCTGTACTAACAATTAGTGTCTTTAAACCCTCCAATGAAGCTTTCAATGCATGAGCTGCTGCGATACTTGTTTTGCCAGTTCCGCCTTTTCCAGTAAAAATAATAATTCTTTTCATATTATCCCTCCTAATTTTAATTCTTTAAATGAATAGTTCTTTTATCGAAGTATTTTCTTTAAAAATAACTCAGTTACACTGAGCTCTCAGTATACTGAGTTCGTAGGTACTCTGCACTCGCGGTTTACACCGCGCTCGCAGTTTTCGCCGCGCTATTCAATATTTATTTTTCTTAGTTTTTTAACAGGCGTCTCTTCTTCTTTGACTGGGTTTACACCTTCCTTAAAAACGACCAGTATTTTGTTATAAATACTTAAAGCTGAAGAAATTTCTTCCTGAGTAAGTTTTCCGTAAATTTCAATAATATATTTAGTAATCATGGCCTTTTCCTTTTCAATTACTATCTTCGCAACATCTGTAAGGGTTATTAAAACTATTCTTCTATCCTCGTCACTTCTTACTCTTTCTACCATTAGCTTTTTTTCTAACCTGGCAATAACTCCTGTGGTAGTATTTAATGGTGCTATTATATATTCTGCTATTTCCGTCATATTAGCATTCTTTTTTCGATGCAAAAATAATAGTGCTAATATTTCATTCTTAGAGAAATCTAAGAATATATCACTCCACTGCTCTGGAAAAAACAAAACCTTAAACTCTTCAATATGATTAAAAATGATTTCTTCTATTTTGTTTATATCCATAAACGACCTCCAAAATAGTTCTTGTAGCGAACTATATTTTAATTCTATCACCGAAGTATTTTTCTGTCAATATAATCTCAGAAATTAGTCCTATTTCAACCATTCAGGTGCTTCTCTTATAATTGGCCTTATACCGTACTTTTCGTCAAAGTCTTTTAAAATGTTTTGCCTAGTTTCTGAGGATGTTTTAACATTAGAAATTAAATCTTTTGATATACCATAGGTAAATGGGCAATTAGCTAGACATATACCACAGTCTGTCCCTAAACTTCTCCATCTTCTATAGCACTCCTCAGCATTTATCTTCCACCTTAATATGCCTTCATCTTCTGCCATTTCGCTTTTAGGTATTGCCTTTCCTGGGCATGTCTTTGCACATCTTCCACAATCTAAACATAATTCTGTAACGCCAAAATCTTCTCGTACATCTGGTACAATTGGCATATCTGTGGTTACTATTCCCAGTCTAACACAAGCTCCATCTTCTTTAGTAATAAGT
This DNA window, taken from Clostridium estertheticum, encodes the following:
- a CDS encoding ArsA family ATPase — encoded protein: MKRIIIFTGKGGTGKTSIAAAHALKASLEGLKTLIVSTDMAHNLSDIFMQDIKNEPTEIQENLWGLEIDPNYEMENYYGSIQAAFKKMMVFKDEKQVESFEDIVVFPGMEELFCLLKIKDLHDKGIYDLIIVDSAPTGETISLLKFPELMSWYMEKLFPIGKVAMKVLRPISKIAFKIEMPDKQAMNDIEKLYILLSELQSLLKNREICSIRLVTIPEKMVIEETKRNYMYLNLYNFNVDAIYINRIIPEDIDNSFFDEWKCIQKKYMEEIDSVFLNLPRFKIKWYEVDINGIYGLKRIAKDSLNVIDILKVQKITFSEKFEKVEGGYKLQVYVPFGDKKALEVYETGSDISIKIGNFKRNIPCPSSLRKYSISKANFNEDYLSIYFGEKVD
- a CDS encoding MarR family transcriptional regulator — protein: MDINKIEEIIFNHIEEFKVLFFPEQWSDIFLDFSKNEILALLFLHRKKNANMTEIAEYIIAPLNTTTGVIARLEKKLMVERVRSDEDRRIVLITLTDVAKIVIEKEKAMITKYIIEIYGKLTQEEISSALSIYNKILVVFKEGVNPVKEEETPVKKLRKINIE